CAAGCTCGACTGGATCCGTGCGCAATACGCCGGCCGCATCGCAGCCCTGCTGGAAGGCCTCTACGGCCAGCCGGTGTCGCTTGAGTTAGCGCTCGCTCAGCGTGAGACCGTTGCCCGTACTTACGTACGCTCCACGCCGACGGGCCAGGTGGTGTCATCCGAGCCCACGCCCGCCGCGGCGCCCAGCGACGAGCCGGTGGCTGGTGCCTTCCGCTCGCGTCTGAACGCCGCGCTCACATTCGAGACGCTGGTGGAGGGCACGGCCAACCGCATGGCGCGCTCGGCGGCCATGCACGTGGCGGGCTCGCCCGGCCACCTGTACAACCCGCTTTTCATCTATGGCGGCGTGGGCCTGGGCAAGACCCATCTGGTGCACGCGGTGGGCAACAAGCTGCTGGCCGACAAGCCCGACGCCAAAGTTCTCTACATCCATGCCGAGCAGTTCGTGTCGGATGTGGTTAAGGCGTACCAGCGGCGCACGTTCGACGAGTTCAAGGAGCACTACCACTCCCTCGATCTGCTGCTGATCGATGACGTGCAGTTCTTCGCGAACAAGGACCGCACGCAGGAGGAGTTCTTCAACGCGTTCGAGGCGCTGCTGGCCAAGAAGAGCCACATCGTGATGACCTCGGACACCTACCCGAAGGGCCTGGCCAACATCCACGAGCGGCTCGTCTCGCGCTTCGACTCCGGCCTCACGGTGACCATCGAGCCGCCCGAGCTGGAAATGCGCGTGGCCATCCTGATCAACAAGGCCCGCGCCGAAAGCGCCGACATGCCCGAGGAAGTGGCCTTCTTCGTCGCCAAGAACGTGCGCAGCAACGTGCGCGAGCTGGAAGGCGCGCTGCGCAAGATCCTGGCGTACTCGCGCTTCAACCAGAAGGAAGTCTCCATCCAGCTCGCCCGCGAGGCGCTGCGCGACCTGCTGTCGATCCAGAACCGGCAGATCTCGGTGGAAAACATCCAGAAGACGGTGGCCGACTACTACAAGATCAAGGTCGCCGACATGTACAGCAAGAAGCGCCCGGCCAGCATCGCCCGGCCGCGCCAGATCGCCATGTACCTGGCCAAGGAGCTCACGCAAAAGAGCCTGCCCGAGATCGGCGAGCTGTTCGGCGGGCGCGACCACACCACGGTGCTGCACGCGGTGCGCAAGATCGCCGGCGAGCGCCAGCAGCTCACCGAACTGAACCAGCAGCTGCACGTGCTGGAGCAGACGCTCAAGGGTTGATGCCGAAGTGGCCCTGCACCCCCACGGAGCGCGCCCGGTTCACGGGCAAAATGGCGTGCTGGACGGCATGAGGGGGCATGGCCCATGCCGCCGTCCTGGCACGTTTCCCAAAACCACCAAAGGTTGACGACATGATTGTCCTGAAGGCAACACAAGACAAGGTTCTCGCGGTTCTGCAATCGGTGTCCGGCATCGTCGAGCGCCGGCACACCCTGCCCATCCTGGCGAACGTGCTGATCCGCAAGACGGGCAACGCGCTGCAGCTGACCACGAGCGACCTGGAGATCCAGATCCGCACCACCGCCGAGCTGGGCGGCGACACGGGCGACTTCACCACCACGGTGGGCGCGCGCAAGCTGATCGACATCCTGAAGACCATGCCCGGCGACCAGACCGTGAGCCTGGAGTCGAGCCAGGCCAAGCTGATCCTCAAGGGCGGCAAGAGCCGCTTCACGCTGCAGTCGCTGCCGGCCGAGGACTTTCCCCTGGTGCAGGAATCGGCCGCCTTCGGCCCCGCCTTCAGCGTGCCGCAGAAGGTGCTCAAGGACCTGCTGGGCCAGGTGTCGTTCGCCATGGCGGTGCAGGACATCCGCTACTACCTGAACGGCATTCTGTTCGTGGCCGAAGGCCAGCAGCTGAGCCTGGTCGCCACCGACGGCCACCGCCTGGCCTTCGCCAGCGCCACGCTGGACGTCGAAGTGCCCAAGCAGGAAGTCATCCTGCCGCGCAAGACCGTGCTGGAGCTGCAGCGCCTGCTGTCGGATGCGGGTGGCGAGAACCAGCCGCACATCGAGATGCAGTTCGCCAACAACCAGGCGAAGTTCACGTTTGGCGGCATGGAGTTCGTCACGAAGCTGGTCGAGGGCAAGTTCCCCGACTACAACCGCGTGATCCCCAAGAACCACAAGAACAGCGTGACCCTGGGCCGCGCGCCGCTGCTGGCCAGCCTGCAGCGCACCGCCATCATGACCAGCGACAAGTTCAAGGGCGTGCGCCTGAACCTGGAGCCCGGCACCCTGCGCGTGGCGTCCAACAACGCCGAGCAGGAAGAGGCCGTGGACGAACTCGACATCGACTACGGCGGCGACACCATCGAGATCGGCTTCAACGTCACCTACCTCATCGACGCCCTGGCCAACATGGGCCAGGACATGGTGAAGGTGGAGCTGTCGGACGGCAACAGCTCGGCGCTGCTGACCATCCCCGAGAACGAGACCTTCAAGTACGTCGTGATGCCCATGCGCATCTGACGCACCCGTCTTCCAGCGCCGGGGGTGAGTGCTATGTTTTTTGTAGCTATATACCCTAGAAGAATATGCGCTGGAGGCCGATTTGACCCTTATTGAACATTCAGGAAACCCCCCGGTTTCCACGGACCCCAAGGCCATCCATGACCGCTGAGAACACCCTGCCCGAGCCTTCCTCCGACGGCGCGGGCGAAGCGCAGCCCTTCACCAAGATCGACACCCAGCAGGCGGGCGCCAGCGAAGGCTACGGCGAAGGCGCGATCCAGATCCTGGAAGGCCTGGAGGCCGTGCGCAAGCGCCCCGGCATGTACATCGGCGACACGTCCGACGGCACAGGCCTGCACCACCTCGTCTTCGAAGTGGTGGACAACTCCATCGACGAGGCGCTGGCCGGGCACTGCGACGACATCGTCGTCACCATCCACTCGGACAACTCCATCAGCGTGACCGACAACGGCCGCGGCATTCCCACCGGCGTGAAGATGGACGACAAGCACGAGCCCAAGCGCTCGGCGTCCGAGATCGCGCTCACCGAACTGCACGCGGGCGGCAAGTTCAACCAGAACAGCTACAAGGTCTCGGGCGGCCTGCACGGCGTGGGTGTCAGCTGCGTGAACGCGCTCAGCAAGATGCTGCGCCTGACGGTGCGCCGCGAGGGCAAGGTGCACGTGCTCGAGTTCAGCCAGGGCTTCGTGCAGAACCGCATCCTGGAGACCGTGAACGGCGTCGAGATCTCGCCCATGAAGGTCATCGGCGACACCGACAAGCGTGGCACCGAGGTGCACTTCCTGCCCGACACCGAGATCTTCAAAGAGAACAACGACTTCCACTACGAGATCCTGGCCAAGCGCCTGCGCGAGCTCTCGTTCCTGAACAACGGCGTGCGCATCCGCCTCAAGGACGAACGCACCGGCAAGGAAGACGACTTCTCCGGAGCCGGTGGCGTGAAGGGCTTCGTCGGCTTCATCAACGCCAACAAGAAGGTGCTGCACCCCACCGCGTTCTACGCCACGGGCGCGCGCCCGGCAGAAACCTACGGCGGCATTCCCGGCACCGAGATCGGCGTCGAGGTGGCCATGCAGTGGAACGACGGCTACAGCGAGCAGGTGCTGTGCTTCACCAATAACATCCCGCAGCGCGACGGCGGCACCCACCTGACCGGCCTGCGCGCCGCCATGACCCGCGTCATCGGCAAGTACATCGACGCGCACGAGCTGGCCAAGAAGGCCAAGGTCGAGGTGAGCGGCGACGACATGCGCGAAGGCCTGTGCTGCGTGCTGAGCGTGAAGGTGCCCGAGCCCAAGTTCAGCAGCCAGACCAAGGACAAGCTGGTATCGAGCGAAGTGCGCGCGCCGGTGGAGGACATCGTCGCCAAGACGCTGACCGACTACCTGGAAGAGCGCCCCAACGACGCCAAGATCCTGTGCGGCAAGATCATCGAGGCCGCTCGCGCTCGCGAAGCCGCCCGCAAGGCGCGCGAAATGACGCGCCGCAAGGGCGTGCTGGACGGCATGGGCCTGCCCGGAAAGCTGGCCGACTGCCAGGAAAAAGACCCCGCGCTGTGCGAGATCTACATCGTCGAGGGCGACTCCGCCGGCGGCTCCGCCAAGCAGGGCCGCGACCGCAAATTCCAGGCCATCCTGCCGCTGCGCGGCAAGATCCTGAACGTGGAAAAGGCGCGCTACGAAAAGCTGCTGACCAGCAATGAAATCGTCACGCTCATCACCGCCCTGGGCACCGGCATCGGCAAGGCCGCGGTCGAATCCGGCAAGAGCGGCGTGGACGACTTCGACGCCGCCAAGCTGCGCTACCACCGCATCATCATCATGACCGACGCCGACGTGGACGGCGCCCACATCCGCACCCTGCTGCTGACCTTCTTCTACCGCCAGATGCCCGAGCTGGTCGAGCGCGGCCACATCTACATCGCGCAGCCGCCGCTGTACAAGGTCAAGGCCGGCAAGGAAGAGCTGTACCTGAAGGACGCCCCCGCGCTCGACACCTTCCTGCTGCGCATCGCGCTCAAGGACGCCAGCGTGACCACCGGCGGCGCCAGCCCGCAGACCCTGACCGGCGACACCCTCACCGCCCTGGCGCAAAAGCACCAACTGGCCGAGGCCGTCATCCACCGCCTGTCCGCCTTCATGGACAAGGAGGCCCTGCGCGCCATCGCCGACGGCGTGAGCCTGAACCTGGACACCGTGGCCGACGCCGAAGCCAGCGCCGTGCAGCTGCAGGCCAAGCTGCGCGAGCTGACCACCAACGGCATCCCCGCCGAAGTGGCCGGCGAATTCGACGTGCGCACCGACAAGCCCATCCTGCGCATCAGCCGCCGCCACCACGGCAACGTCAAGAGCAGCCTGATCACCCAGGACTTCGTGCATGGCGCCGACTACGCCGCCCTGGCCGAAGCCGCCAGCACCTTCCGCGGCCTGGTCGGCGAGGGCGCCAAGGCCTTGCGCGGCGAAGGCGAGAAGCAGAAGGAAGAAAAAGTGTCCGACTTCCGCCAGGCCATGGCCTGGCTGATCTCCGAGGCCGAACGCACTACCAGCCGCCAGCGCTACAAGGGCCTGGGCGAAATGAACCCCGAGCAGCTCTGGGAAACCACCATGGACCCCGAAGTGCGCCGCCTGCTGCGCGTGCAGATCGACGATGCGATCGAGGCGGACCGGGTGTTCACCATGCTGATGGGCGACGAGGTGGAGCCGCGGCGGGACTTCATCGAGACGAATGCTTTGCGGGCGGGGAATATCGACGTTTGAGTTGGTGTAGAGCGAGGCATAAGGCGCGAATTTGAGGCCCATAAGTTGCGAAAGCTGTGGGACCGTCGCTCTTGATTGGCATCGCTAAGGAGACGCAACTTGACTTGCCGGACAGACCAATGCTGAGCCTGTAACATACAAATTACTCTACTGCTTGCACTGCGGTGCAACTGGCGCTAGACTTTGCCAGCAGTAGAGTTATTTGATGAAAACCACCCATACTCTCAGCGATTTGGCCGAACTCCACACAGCAGTGGTCTTCCGCGATCAAGCACCGCAAGAACATCCCGAAGGCAACGTGCGTGCGTTGGCCATCCGGGATGTTGTGTCTTCGACTCCTGTGAACTGGAGCGAACTGCCGCGGGTTGTTGTGGCGGCAAAATACCTCGCGAATTGCCTGCAAGAGGGTGATGTAGTCATCCCCTCACGGGGCGACTACTACAGGGCATGGCTTTTTACCGGGGCAGACCTGCCAGTTCTGCCGGTGGGTCAGTTGAATGTGATCCGACCCGCTGCCACATTGGATGCCGGTTACTTGGTGTGGTTTCTCAACCTGCCAACCACCGGTGCCAAGCTCAAGCAAATGCTGACCGGCACCAGTATCAAAGCGCTGACCAAGACGGCTCTTCAGACGCTGGAGGTGGACCTACTCAATATGGGAGGCCAACGCCGTATCGCGGAGATTGCTGAACTCGCGGGGCGGATCGCTGCCATCCGGCATCGTTTGACAGAACTGGATGTGATTGAGGTAACTCAGATGGCCGGCCTCTTTTCGCACCTTGGAGGCGACGATGCTTGATGCCCAAGCAAAACGGACCATCTGTCATGCACTCTGGCGCTGCTTCGACTCAGTTCGTGGCGTGGCCGATGTTGGAGAGGCCCGTGACCATCTACTGGCATTGCTGGTGTTGAAATACGCCTCTGACCGTACTGCCGAAGAAGCTAGCCATGCGATTTTGCCCAGCACGGATGGCGGATCGGCGCCGTCGTTTGAGCAACTGCTCAACGCAAAACACATGCCCGATATCGGGCAGCGCATTGACCGGGCACTTGCTGAATTGGAGAAGCAGCACCCGCTGCTGCATGACGCTTTTCACAGTGTCCGTTTCGACTCATCCCTGCTGGGCGAACCCAAGCAAAGGCAACACCTCATCGCTGATCTGCTGAGCTGCTTCGGTTTGCCAGAGTTCGACTTTCGAGGCGGCGCAAGTGCTGAAGTGGCTGGCTTTGCCTGCGAAACGCTCATTAAGGAGGCGGCAGCCGTCGCTGGCAAGCGCGGTGCCGAGTTCTTCACTCCGCCCGAGGTTTCCCGGCTGATTGCCGAAATCCTCCAGCCAGAAGTCGACGAGAGCGTTGGCGATCCATGCTGCGGTTCTGGCACGTTGCTGCTGACCTGCAGCGCCTTCGCGCGTACTCACTCTGGCGGTGAGGGCTGTCGGTTGTTCGGCCAAGAGAAGAACGGCAGCACCTGGGCCCTCGCAAAAATCAACATGTTTTTGCATGGGGAACTTGCCGCGCAGTTGGCATGGGGAGACACCCTCAAAGACCCGCGCCTGGTGGCTCAAGGCCAACTGCAGACGTTCGACGTGGTGGTTTCAAGCCCGCCCTTCAATGTGAAGGATTGGGGACAAGATGCCGCCGCAACCGATCCCTACATGCGCTACCGACGCGGAGTTCCGCCGCGCGCTTCGGCTGACTACGCTTTCATCAGCCACATGGTGGAGACGCTCAAGCCTGGTCACGGCCGAATGGCAGTAGTGGTCTCCCATGGTGTCCTTTTCCGCAGCGGTGCGGAGCTGCAGATTCGCAGGCAAATGCTGGAGGAAGGCCTGGTGGACACAGTGATCGCGCTGCCAGTCAAGCTGCTTCCAAACACGCCGCTGCCGATTGCACTTCTGGTACTACGCAAGGACAAGAGCGACGGGCGCGTGCTCTTCATCGACGCCAGCCGCCAGTTTGAGCACGGGAAACCCCAGAACCAATTACGCGATGAAGACCTCGCTCGGATCGGGGCCATCTATGCAGCCAGGGCGGATGTTGAGGGCTACGCCCGCTTGGTGTCGTTGGAAGAAATCCTGCAGAACGACTGCAACCTCAACGTGGTTCGCTATGTGGAAGCCATAGAGCAGGTCTGTAACGTGGACTTGGAAACACTTCGTGCGGAGCGAGCACAGCTCCGATCCGAGCTGGAAGGTCTGGAGAGCCGGTTTGCCAGCCTCATCCAGGAGGTGCGTCGTGCGTGACACAAAGGAAAACGGCTGCTTACGCGGCCGCCTCCTCTATTGGCAGCAGGCCAGGGAGCACGTCGCTGCAGAGCAGTCAAAGAAAGCCGATGTCGCTGTTGCGGTGTCCACAGTGCTCCCGATTCCCCCAGGGCCGGCGGTAGTTTTGGCGGGTGCGACGGAGTCAGAAGCTGATGACGAACCCTCTAAAAAGTCACGGGGGCGTCGTCGTCCGGTATTTAACGCAGCAACCTTAGGGGGAGGTGAAACCGTGCCTTCGCCTGTCCGCCCCGGACGTCAACGCAATGCCACGGGAGCATGAAATGGCCGATGGCACAAAAGAAAAGAGTGCGCCACATAGCAAGGATACCGACCCCTACTGCGGCTTCAAGAACGATAAGTACCGCTTCCGGGCGCTGGTTGTGCGCGAGGTGTGCAACGTGGGGCGGTGGGCTGGTTTAGTCGCCATCGCCTACATCTATGGACCCTCGATAAATCTGCCTGCTTGGGCCGCATTCTTTAGCAAGGCCGGTCCTTAGCCTCTTATTCGAAACGGGTTCATTTCACTAATCGAGACAAGCTGATGACCACACTGTTCTTCTCATACAGCCACAAAGACGAAGCACTGCGCAACGAACTCGAAGCCCACCTTGGGCTGCTGCTGCAGCAAGGCCATATTGAAGTCTGGCATGACCGCAGGATCGGCGCTGGAGACGAAATCGATACTGCCATCGATGCACAGCTGGAGGCAGCTGACATCATCCTGTTGCTTATCAGCTCGGACTTCATTAAGTCGACCTACTGCTATTCGAAGGAAATGCAGCGTGCAGTTGAGCGGCATGAAGCAGGGGAAGCTCGAGTAGTACCTGTCATTCTGCGGCCCTGTGACTGGCACTCTGCCCCGTTTGGCACGCTCCTAGCCGTTCCACGCGATGGGCGGGCCGTCACGCTGTGGCCAAACCAAGACGAAGCCTTTGCAGACGTTGCTGCGCAGATTCGACGCCTCGTGGGTACACCTACGTCGACGAAGAAAGCTGTTCCCGCAGCTCGTGCTCCTGCGAGGTTGCCGGTGGCGGCAGACGAGGGGAGTGCCATGAACGCGGTGGCTGGTGCTGCATCCCTTCCGCGTTCCAGCAACCTGAGGCTTAAGCAAGAATTCACTGAGCGTGACAGGCATCAGTTCGTGCGCGCGACGTTTGAGTACATCTGCCGGTTCTTCCAGGGCAGCTTGCAGGAGCTGCAGGCCCGCAATCCCCAGTTGGAGTCAAATTTTGAACAAGTGGACTCGCGCAGGATGGCTGCGATGCTCTACCGCAACGGCAAAACCATTGCCCAATGCTCCATTCGGATTGATGGGTTCGGCAGGGAGGACGGCATCGCGTACTCCACTGACACGTCGACGGAGCGAGGCTCATACAACGAGCTACTAAGCATCGATGTGACAGACCAAGCCATGCATATGAAGTCCTCTATGAGCATGGGCTGGTCAGCTGGGCAAAGAGATGCCAATCTTTCGCAAGAGGGCACAGCAGAGGCGCTGTGGGGAATGTTCATCAGGAATGCCCAAATCTGAACGCAACAATTGGACATATGGCGGTGCAAGATGAATGTTGAAAGCGTAGTACACCCTGAAGACCGTATGGAGCGCCAATTCGAAAAGAAGAGGGCGAGCTTCGTCGCAGACTATGGACTTCAAGAAAAACCACTGATTCTTTGGCAATTCCAACCGCAGATGCCATGTGTATTTGACCTTGAGCAGGCTGAGTTGACTAATGCACTGTCTGAGGGTGCACGCGACATTCGGGAAGACCATTGGTGGTGTGCTTTCGAGGGCTCAGGACGGCCAAAGCTGGTGTTTGACGGCATTGCGTCAAGGAGCCCGACAGAGGATTCTGGATATGGGACAGAGCTTCATCAAGATGGGCATCTCTTTGCGGCCGTCTGGACCTTTCCTGAAGTGGAAGGGAGGCCAGCAGCTTCATGGTTTCATGACTTTGCCTTCCGTGATGCATTCATGGTGGCTAAGGCAGTGATGCAGTCAGCAGGGCCGGAGGGGCCAATTGCTGTGACGTGCACGTTGTTGAATGCTGAGTCACTGCCATTCACAGATAGGGGCCACAGCGTAAATGCCCCCGCATCGCGCCGCCACGTCCTTCGCTGGCCAGTTCAGTATTGGACGATTGAAGAGCTGACGGAAGCGTGGAAGGGGCAGTCCAGCCAGTTCTTTCGAATCTACGGTAGAAGGCGGCCGCAACAGTAATGCTTGAAGTGGACGCAGTCCCGCGGCTGACCACCGTTTCGAAACCCCCCGCTCACGATCTCCCAAACTCTCTGTTCACGAGCATCAGAAAAACGTATCCACGTCGAGTCGAAATATGCAGCGTCTAGGCCATAACCTACCAGTTGCCGATGTGGCACCGCTCCCCGAGCTGAATGAAAACTACCTGAAAATAGTGGCTGTTTCGGGGTATAAATAGGTCTTCGCCAGCCTGCATCACGCAGCAGGCAACGGTATCCGGAGTAGTGCGCTTTGCAATGAAAGCGCCATCACTTTTCTGGTTGGACGTGTTTTCGCACGAAGCGATTTCTCCGCTTATGCCTGCAAATTTCTCACGTTATGCCTGCAGTCGGTGAGGAAGTCATTGATTCCCAACAGGTTGGTTTCGCGCCTTATGGGTTGCTCAACACGTTTGTGTGGAAGCGAGCAACGTTTTACCGTTCTGAACGCAAAGCTCTGCCGGTCGTCGTGGTGATCTGAGGCTCGCATCGGGCATTCAGACACTGAAAAACATGACGCATGAAGGCCCGGCATTGCCGGGCTCTTTTTTTCGCGTGCTCCTAAATGGCCCGGTACGTCATCCGCGACAAATACCGCGACTACACCGAGCACACCCCGCTCAATTGGCGATCACTCCAACGTCGGCACCCATTCGGTGGATGAAATGCCCTCCATCGAGCTGATTCGCAACTACGAAAAGCTGGAAAAAGATCCGACCTTTCGCTGGTCGATGCGCATCCCGTAGGGGGACCTTCGACGCCCTACTCCGCGGAGACATCTACAGCCTAGGTGTGTTGCTGTATCAACTGCTGACCGGACACCGCATAGGCCTTGATCCACTTGTACAGGCTGTGCTGGCTCACGCCGATTCGGGTGGACACATCGGCCACCCGATGGCCTCGCTCCGTGATCTGCTTGACCGCTTCGATCTTGAATTCTTCGGGATATGGCTGCTTTGTCATGGCACCTCCTATTGGGCCTCAGGTTTGAGGCTCGAAGGTGTTTAGTTCAGCCGGGGCGATTCAGTCTCAGATAAACGGCAGAAGCTTAGGCGTGCCTCAGGCTAATATCTCGCTACGGCCCGAAAAGAGGCCGCAGGAGCGCAGGGATGGAGATCGGTAAACGGAAGGAGCTGTTCAACGTCGCGTATGTCTGCGCCCTGGCGGCGCAAGCTGGGTTGAACTACGAGTCGCTGTTCGTGGATGACGATAGCGTTGACATCACGCTCGTCGCAAGGAACTTCCCGGGTGGGCTGCTGAGGAACCCAAAGATCGACCTTCAGCTCAAGTGCACCTCCGGGCACTACCTGAGCGGAGAGGTCATCAAATTTCCTCTCAAGAAAAAGAATTACGACGACCTCCGTGGCGAGAACGTTGTTAGTCCCCGCTACCTTGCGGTTCTACTGGTACCTGAGACCCCGGAGGACTGGCTGCATCATCACGACGGGCACATCTCACTTCACAACTGCTGCTACTGGACCTCAATTCGGCACGCCCCTGACAGCACCAATACGTCGCAGGTCGTGGTGGAGGTGCCGCTTGCCCAGCGTTTGACGACGAGCGCGTTGATCGAGCTGATGAAGCTGGCCAGCAACGGGGAATCGGCATGAACGGCGGCGTCGCTCGTAAGCGTGAGCCGGTCTCACTTTCGCAGCTGCAGTCCTATCTTGTTTCGAAGCAATGGGGCATGGAGGGCGCGCTTCGGCAGGTCGCCACCATCTGGCGTCGCTCAGACGACAGCAACGCGGAGGTCGTGCTCCCGGCCGCGGAATCGCTGAAAGACTTCGAGCAACGGATCTCAGATGCTCTCAACTCGATAGCCGAGCATGAGAGACGGCCAGTTGGCGAGGTGCTCATTGATGTCAGACGAGCCTTCGCCGACCTGATTGCGGTCCGCGTCATTCATGACGACACCAGCGAGGGGACGATTCCAATCAACGATGGCGTCCTGCTTGTGGCACGCGCACGGGACATGCTTAAGTCCGCTGCTCTGGCCTTGTACGCGAAGCGGCGGCAGTTTTCCGGTCACCCGACCGACGAAGCCAAGGCCTACCTCGACTCGCTGCTTCTTGGTCAGACTGAGATTGGCAGCT
This region of Acidovorax sp. GBBC 1281 genomic DNA includes:
- a CDS encoding DUF4365 domain-containing protein, producing MEIGKRKELFNVAYVCALAAQAGLNYESLFVDDDSVDITLVARNFPGGLLRNPKIDLQLKCTSGHYLSGEVIKFPLKKKNYDDLRGENVVSPRYLAVLLVPETPEDWLHHHDGHISLHNCCYWTSIRHAPDSTNTSQVVVEVPLAQRLTTSALIELMKLASNGESA
- the gyrB gene encoding DNA topoisomerase (ATP-hydrolyzing) subunit B; translated protein: MTAENTLPEPSSDGAGEAQPFTKIDTQQAGASEGYGEGAIQILEGLEAVRKRPGMYIGDTSDGTGLHHLVFEVVDNSIDEALAGHCDDIVVTIHSDNSISVTDNGRGIPTGVKMDDKHEPKRSASEIALTELHAGGKFNQNSYKVSGGLHGVGVSCVNALSKMLRLTVRREGKVHVLEFSQGFVQNRILETVNGVEISPMKVIGDTDKRGTEVHFLPDTEIFKENNDFHYEILAKRLRELSFLNNGVRIRLKDERTGKEDDFSGAGGVKGFVGFINANKKVLHPTAFYATGARPAETYGGIPGTEIGVEVAMQWNDGYSEQVLCFTNNIPQRDGGTHLTGLRAAMTRVIGKYIDAHELAKKAKVEVSGDDMREGLCCVLSVKVPEPKFSSQTKDKLVSSEVRAPVEDIVAKTLTDYLEERPNDAKILCGKIIEAARAREAARKAREMTRRKGVLDGMGLPGKLADCQEKDPALCEIYIVEGDSAGGSAKQGRDRKFQAILPLRGKILNVEKARYEKLLTSNEIVTLITALGTGIGKAAVESGKSGVDDFDAAKLRYHRIIIMTDADVDGAHIRTLLLTFFYRQMPELVERGHIYIAQPPLYKVKAGKEELYLKDAPALDTFLLRIALKDASVTTGGASPQTLTGDTLTALAQKHQLAEAVIHRLSAFMDKEALRAIADGVSLNLDTVADAEASAVQLQAKLRELTTNGIPAEVAGEFDVRTDKPILRISRRHHGNVKSSLITQDFVHGADYAALAEAASTFRGLVGEGAKALRGEGEKQKEEKVSDFRQAMAWLISEAERTTSRQRYKGLGEMNPEQLWETTMDPEVRRLLRVQIDDAIEADRVFTMLMGDEVEPRRDFIETNALRAGNIDV
- a CDS encoding restriction endonuclease subunit S, whose translation is MKTTHTLSDLAELHTAVVFRDQAPQEHPEGNVRALAIRDVVSSTPVNWSELPRVVVAAKYLANCLQEGDVVIPSRGDYYRAWLFTGADLPVLPVGQLNVIRPAATLDAGYLVWFLNLPTTGAKLKQMLTGTSIKALTKTALQTLEVDLLNMGGQRRIAEIAELAGRIAAIRHRLTELDVIEVTQMAGLFSHLGGDDA
- the dnaN gene encoding DNA polymerase III subunit beta, whose protein sequence is MIVLKATQDKVLAVLQSVSGIVERRHTLPILANVLIRKTGNALQLTTSDLEIQIRTTAELGGDTGDFTTTVGARKLIDILKTMPGDQTVSLESSQAKLILKGGKSRFTLQSLPAEDFPLVQESAAFGPAFSVPQKVLKDLLGQVSFAMAVQDIRYYLNGILFVAEGQQLSLVATDGHRLAFASATLDVEVPKQEVILPRKTVLELQRLLSDAGGENQPHIEMQFANNQAKFTFGGMEFVTKLVEGKFPDYNRVIPKNHKNSVTLGRAPLLASLQRTAIMTSDKFKGVRLNLEPGTLRVASNNAEQEEAVDELDIDYGGDTIEIGFNVTYLIDALANMGQDMVKVELSDGNSSALLTIPENETFKYVVMPMRI
- a CDS encoding toll/interleukin-1 receptor domain-containing protein, yielding MTTLFFSYSHKDEALRNELEAHLGLLLQQGHIEVWHDRRIGAGDEIDTAIDAQLEAADIILLLISSDFIKSTYCYSKEMQRAVERHEAGEARVVPVILRPCDWHSAPFGTLLAVPRDGRAVTLWPNQDEAFADVAAQIRRLVGTPTSTKKAVPAARAPARLPVAADEGSAMNAVAGAASLPRSSNLRLKQEFTERDRHQFVRATFEYICRFFQGSLQELQARNPQLESNFEQVDSRRMAAMLYRNGKTIAQCSIRIDGFGREDGIAYSTDTSTERGSYNELLSIDVTDQAMHMKSSMSMGWSAGQRDANLSQEGTAEALWGMFIRNAQI
- a CDS encoding N-6 DNA methylase; amino-acid sequence: MLDAQAKRTICHALWRCFDSVRGVADVGEARDHLLALLVLKYASDRTAEEASHAILPSTDGGSAPSFEQLLNAKHMPDIGQRIDRALAELEKQHPLLHDAFHSVRFDSSLLGEPKQRQHLIADLLSCFGLPEFDFRGGASAEVAGFACETLIKEAAAVAGKRGAEFFTPPEVSRLIAEILQPEVDESVGDPCCGSGTLLLTCSAFARTHSGGEGCRLFGQEKNGSTWALAKINMFLHGELAAQLAWGDTLKDPRLVAQGQLQTFDVVVSSPPFNVKDWGQDAAATDPYMRYRRGVPPRASADYAFISHMVETLKPGHGRMAVVVSHGVLFRSGAELQIRRQMLEEGLVDTVIALPVKLLPNTPLPIALLVLRKDKSDGRVLFIDASRQFEHGKPQNQLRDEDLARIGAIYAARADVEGYARLVSLEEILQNDCNLNVVRYVEAIEQVCNVDLETLRAERAQLRSELEGLESRFASLIQEVRRA